The genomic segment TCTATGGCAAAGAATCTTGCTGTTAAAATCGGAGATGAAATTAATATAAAAACTGATGGGGGAACAAAAGCCTATACGGTTAAAGAAATAGAAACAATTCCTAAAGGGGTAACTAATGATGAAACAATAATTGGTTACGGAAAAATAAGTGAAAGTGTCAGTGGAAGTGAGGGTAATTTAATTTATATCGGTGGAAATACTGATGGAGAAGAGTTGAAACAGCGTATAAAGTCTAAGGAAGATGGATATATGTATAGTTCAATAAAGGATAAAGAGCGAACGCTTAAAAGTGAGACAGATGTACAATTTGCTTCTTTTGGAATATTGACCACTATGGGGTATATACTATCTTCAATAGTAATAATAACGACCTCAATAATGCTCATAATAAGACGAAAAAGAGATATATCTATTATGAAGCTTTTATCCCTTAAAAATAAGGATATAAAAAATGCTCTAAGAATGGAATTATCTATTATAGTTTTATTGCCCGTAATCTTATCTGTTTTAACCACTATTTTAATATCCAATTTCATATTAAAAATGAATTATATTCCTCAAAGTATAAGTTTTATAGAAGAATTGCGGATATTTTCAAAAGGAATTATTATAAATACACTATTCTTCGAGATGTTTTCAAATATACCTTTATTAATAATAGATGATTTTAAAGGTTTATGGCTTCTAAGAGAAAATGAAGAAAAGAATGGGATAGTAAAAAAGCGTATATTTATCTACCTCATATTATTAATACCTGTAATGCTATTCGTATACTCGGTTTATATAGGAAGTTCTGTAAATTTTGCAACCTCATTAGGTATAATATGTATCATTTTAATATTTTTGATTGCAAGCGCAGTATTGATGAAGATTTTTTCTTCCATTCATTACAGAAGTCAATTATTAATGTATTCCTTTAAAAATATGAAGAAAAACTTTTTAACATTTATTTTGCTTACTGTAAGTTTTTCTATTACTCTAGTATTTATTATGATCACATTAAATCTAAACAACAATGTTAAAAATAGCATGAATAAATCTTTAGCTACAGCGCTGCCATATAACTATATTTTGCCTTCTAAAGAAAACCTAAATCTGGAAAATGTTCTTACAAAAGAAAATGGGGTTGAAGGGTATATTAAAAATTATAATTCAACAGGTAAAGTCCTAAACAATAATATTAAACTAAAATTAATTGCCTTTATAGAAATAAAAAAGGAAGATTACAAGCTGGAGTTTAAAATGGTGGAAGGTAAAAAACTTTTTGACGGAGAAGACGGGTGCTTGATTACTTCTGAGTACCAAAAGAAAAATAAGTTGAAGGTTGGAGATATACTTCACATATCTTATAAAGATAAAACAGTAAATATAAAAATAAAGGGCGTTTATGATAATTCGATTATAGATAGTATGTGCATTCTACTGCCTTATCGTGGATATAGCAATGATTCTAAATTTTACATTAAGGCTGACGGCACTAAATGGATGGATAAACTAGGGGACAGTCCTGTTATATCAATTGATATTCTAGGTAGCGCTATGTCAACATATATAGGGAAATTTCTTAATATATTTAAAGCACTTTCTTTTATGGTAGTGTTTGCATCATTAATTTTTAATATTAATCTTTTGAACATTACGTTTCTAGAAGAAAGAAAAGAAGAAACGGTAATAAGAGCTTTAGGCCTAGGAAAAGGGTTTATATCAAAAGTTTACATCTTTAAAGGAAGCATACTTATCATAGTGTCATGTGTTCTGTCTTATGGCTTCTATGTTTCGGTTTCAAAGTTGTTTTTTAAGCTACTAGGAATTAATGCAGTATATTCTTTATGGGACTTGATTGTATTATTACTTTGTAGCCTAACTCTCACTGTTGCTACATTCATCTATCCGTTTATCACTATGATAAAATATAATTCTTATGAGTTTTTAAGAGAGAACTAAAATGGTATAATTAAGAAAAAACTTAAAGATAGGTGGTAAAATGCAGAAAAATATATTAATTGTGGATGATGATTTAGACATAAGAGAAATGTTAGGTAATTATTTTTCTAGAGAAGGTTATGAAATTGATTACGCCTGTGATGGAGAGGAAGGTTTAATAATTAGTAAAAATAAGGCCTTTTCACTGATATTATTAGATATTATGATGCCTAAAATGGATGGTTATAAAATGTTAGCCAAGATGAGGGAGTTTTGTGATACCCCTGTAATTCTGTTAACTGCTAAAGGTGAACAAATGGACAAAATAAAGGGATTTACTAAGGGATGCGATGACTATGTAGTTAAGCCCTTTGACTTTACAGAATTATCATTAAGAGTTCTTTCAATATTAAAAAGAACATCAGATAGTAATGTGGCTATAGATAGTATTTTAAAAATAAAGGACTTAGAAATAAATCTTTTAGAACATACAGTACAAAGATTTGGGGAAGAAATCATGTTAACCCCTAAGGAATTTGAGATTTTAAGCACCTTAGCTTCAAATAAGGGACGAGTATATTCAACCAAAGTGCTGTATGAGCAAATATGGAAGGATACATTTTTAGAAAATGATAACAGCGTTATTGTACACATGAGAAACCTTAGGGATAAATTAGGTGATAAGGTTAAAGTGGGTAAGTATATAAAAACTATTTGGGGAATGGGGTATAAAGTTGAAAAGGATTGTTAAGCTTAAGGGTGAGTTAGTTATTATAGCATTAATTGCTTTTGTGATTTCATTTTTGAGTTCCGCAATGATAAAAGATAAAGGAGTGGGAATTTATAATAAAAATCCTACACTTAGAATAAATAATATTTATGATAAGTGTATACCGAACTTAGAGAAGGAATTGAAAAACAGTAATCTTAGTAATAATATAGCGCTAAAGCAACTTATAAATGATAAATATTCATATAATCAAGGGTACAGTTTCTATATAGTAGATCAGAGGGGTAATGTTATAGTTCAAAATAGTAAAGGAGTACAAGTCATAGACAAGAATGAGCTAAAAGATGGCAAAAGAGAATATTCTGTGCCAAGCAAATATAAAAAGGATTTCAGAGTATCTGGCTGTGAATATTTAAAGGATGGATATTTCTTATATTACGTTTACCTTGGATATGGAAATGGTGACAGCATGATGATGCTCTGGGCCTTAATAGGATTTGTAATAATCTTTTTTATATTAGTTTGGGGGAGGGTATCCTATATTTCAAAAATGAAATTCTCAGTGCAAATTATAGCCAAAGGGAACTTATCTCACAGAGTACCCATTCACTATAACAACGAATTAAGAGAGCTTGCAGAAGGTATTAACTTTATGGCATCTGAACTTGAAAAAGAAGATAGAAAAAGAAGCGAATTTCTCACCAATATTTCACATGATTTACGAACTCCTCTGACAACAATACTTGGATATATTGATATTCTTAAGAAGGACAAATACAATTCTAAGGAAGAGCTAAGTAAGTATATAAGCATCATAGAACGTAAGGGTGTATATCTTAGAACTATGCTGGAGGACTTTTTTCAATATTCAAAACTAACATCAAAGGATATAATATTAAATTTTGAAAACTTAGAGCTAAATGAATTGGGAAGACAGATATTCGAGGATGAAGCAAGTGGATTTGATGAGAACTCATTAAAACTAGAAGTGGAGCTATCAAAGGAGCCTGTTTACATAAATGGTGATCCTGATTTGATTGGTAGGGCAGTTAATAATATCATAAGTAATGCTTTAAAATACTCTAAAATAAATACTGTAGTGAAAATTAAAATTTTCAAAGAAGAACTAAATAGCATAAGCTATGGAGTTTTTTGCGTGAGTAATGTTCCTAGAGAGACAGTTTCAGAAGCAGAAGTGGATAGTTTTTTTGAAAGATTATATAAAAAGGACAAGTCTAGGCATGAGGAGGGTAGTGGTTTAGGGTTGTCTATTGTAAAGGATATTGTAAAGCTTCATGAAGGAATTATAAAAGGTTTTAAAGAAAAGGAAGAGGTAGTATTTAAATTATTTATAAAATAATAGCAAGTGAAAGCTTTCAGTTTTAACTGCGAGCTAAAATATAATAACAGAAAATGAAAGTTGATTTTAATCCTAATGATTTTACGCAAACTATTTGATATAATATAAGTAATTATAAGAGAATAGGAGATAGTTTATGTTTTTGATGATAGACAATTATGATTCATTTGTATACAACCTAGTTAGATACTTTGAAGAGCTAGGTGAGGAAATATTAGTATATAGAAACGATAAAATTTCCTTTGCGGATATTGAGAAAATTAAACCCGAAGGAATAATCATTTCACCTGGTCCAAAATCTCCTGAATATGCGGGGATTTGCATGGAAATAGTAGAAAACTTTAAAGGCAGCATACCTATTTTGGGAATATGTTTAGGGCATCAGATTATTGGTAAGGTGTTTGGTGCTAAAATTATTAAGGGAAATGAACCAGTGCATGGGAAAGTATTTGAAATAAAGCATAGTGGAAAATATGTGTTTAAAAATATTGTGAGTCCAATGAAGGTTACGAGATACCATTCCTTAATAATAGAGAGAGAATCCTTGCCAGAGGTATTAGAAATAACTAGTGAAACAGAGGATGGTGTTATAATGGGTATAAGACATAAGCAATATCACATTGAAGGGGTACAATTTCACCCTGAAGCAGAGCTTACGGAATATGGACATGAAATTCTTAAAAATTTTATTAATGAAGTTAGAATTCAAGATAAATTTGTTGAAAACTAAGGAGAAGAAATGAAACTGATAATTGAACAAGTTAATACTAACCTTGATGGGTTTGGTATATATTCATTATTTAAAGAAGATTTAAACACTATATTATTAGATAGTGCTAGAGACGAAGAAACGTTAGGAAGATATTCTTTTATAGGAACTAACTGTTTTTTAACATTTAAAAGTAAAAATGGTACCTGCTATAAGGGAAAAGAAGTATATGAAGGGGATACATTTGAAGAGTTAAATAAAATTATTGAAGAATACGCTATAGAAAATAATACTGGGCTGCCTTTTGTATCTGGCGGTATAGGATACTTTTCCTACGACCTGGCTAGGGAAGTTGAAGAGCTACCCAATATAGCAAAGGATGATGTAGATATACCTCACTGCTATTATAATTTTTATGATAACATTATTATTTTAGATAATTTTAAGAAAAGTGTTTATATATCTGCACTAGGAATACTTAAATCTCAGAAAGACAGTATTGAAGGTATTAGGCAGCGTATACAAAAGGGCAATAAAATTGTATATGAAAAAGTAGGAGTTATAAAGAATAAATTTACGTCGGACTTTGAAAAGAACAATTATATAAATACTGTATCAAAGGTAAGAGCTTATATAAAAAGTGGAGATATATATATCACGAATTTAACTCAAAGATTTAGTTGTAACACTCGTAAAAGCGCATATGAAATATATAAAGATCTAAGAAATATAAATCCAGCTCCTTTTGCTGCATTTATGAATTTTGAAAATTTTAATATAATATGTTCTTCTCCAGAAAGATTTTTGCGGATTAGAAATAGAATGGTAGAAACTAGACCTATAAAAGGAACTATGCCAAGAGGGATGGATGCAGGGGAAGATCTTAAAAATAAAAACATACTTATAAATAGCGAAAAAGATAAGTCTGAACTTCTAATGGTGGTGGATTTAGAGCGAAATGATTTAAGTAAAGTCTGTAAGCCGAGTTCAGTTAAAGTAACGGAACTTTTTAAATTAGAGGAGTACAGTACAGTATTTCATTTAGTATCTACAGTAGTAGGTGAATTAAAAGAGCCGGTAAGCTCACTAGAATGCATTAAAGCTTGTTTTCCAGGAGGGTCCATAACAGGAGCACCTAAAATACGCTCCATGGAAATTATTGAGGAATTAGAGCCTGTGCGTAGAAACATATATACGGGCGCGCTTGGATATTTAGGGTTTGACGGAAATGTAGATTTGAATATAATTATTAGAACGATCTTAATAAAAGACAATAAAGCCTATTTTGGTGTAGGTGGTGGAATAACGTGGGATTCCAATGAAGAATGTGAATATGATGAGACCTTAGATAAAGCAAAAGCGTTAATGCGAGTCTTATAGGCTGGTGAATAAAGTTGTAAACTAAATTATAGAATTTGCCACGTGTCACATGGGTGGAACCTAAGGGGGTATTATGATATTTGTAAATGGTGAATTAAGTGTGGATAAGATATCCTTAGATAGTGGGTTTTCATTTGGAAGGGGAGCATTTGAGACTATATTAGTTAAAGAAAAACCATTATTTCTAGCTGAGCATATAGAAAGGTTAAATAGAGGGCTTAACACACTAAATGTAAATAAAAAAATTACTGAAACAGAAATTTATGCTGCTACTCAAAAACTCAATTGTAAAAACTGCGTGCTCAAAATTATGGTATCTGAGAAAAACACTATAATTACTAAAAGAGAAATGGCCTATAAACAAAGTGATTATGATGAAGGGTTTGCATTAGGATTAAGTGAGGTTAGGCGAAATGCGCATTCAAATTTAACATATGTGAAATCCTTCAACTACATTGAAAACATAATTGAACGAGATAAAATTATAGATAAAGGGTACAATGAAGCACTATTTCTAAACACAGAGGGATTTATAAGTGAGGGAGCTGTAAGCAATATATTTTTCATCAAGAATGGAATTATATTTACACCAAAGATTAAATGTGGGTTATTACCGGGTATAGTACGAGATTTTATTATTCGAAATTTGTTGCCTATAGGATTTATTGTACAAGAAGGCGAGTTTACATTAGAAGAATTAATGAAAGCTGAGGGTGTTTTTATAACTAATAGTATTATGGGTATAATGAAGGTGAATAAGATCGAAGATAAAGTTGTGAATGAAAGCACAGTTGTATCTGAAATAAAAAGGTATTATGATAGATATGTAGAAAATCATAAGGAATAAGGCACTACTCTATATCAGTTGGAATTGATAAAGAACAACCAATAGTAGCATTAACAAGTGAGAGCATTGGGATAGATGTCGGAATAAAAGACCTTGCTATATGCTCCAATGGAATGACATTTAAAAATATTAACAAAACAAAAAGTGTAAAAAACATGAAAAAAGGCTACGTAGATTACAACGTAGGGTATCTTGCAAATACCTAAAAAATAAAGAATGGAGTAAGTTTGT from the Clostridium sp. CM027 genome contains:
- a CDS encoding ABC transporter permease; its protein translation is MNWLKIFKIYNLQNLRKEKLILLFTMISILLTTTLSITAPIISANINEYNKKSIKEANGGDLFIKSFYESKDFNEEISILKKESYKVTYKKTTPAFFQNSKSSKFYANLILGEQNIKKDEIILDSSMAKNLAVKIGDEINIKTDGGTKAYTVKEIETIPKGVTNDETIIGYGKISESVSGSEGNLIYIGGNTDGEELKQRIKSKEDGYMYSSIKDKERTLKSETDVQFASFGILTTMGYILSSIVIITTSIMLIIRRKRDISIMKLLSLKNKDIKNALRMELSIIVLLPVILSVLTTILISNFILKMNYIPQSISFIEELRIFSKGIIINTLFFEMFSNIPLLIIDDFKGLWLLRENEEKNGIVKKRIFIYLILLIPVMLFVYSVYIGSSVNFATSLGIICIILIFLIASAVLMKIFSSIHYRSQLLMYSFKNMKKNFLTFILLTVSFSITLVFIMITLNLNNNVKNSMNKSLATALPYNYILPSKENLNLENVLTKENGVEGYIKNYNSTGKVLNNNIKLKLIAFIEIKKEDYKLEFKMVEGKKLFDGEDGCLITSEYQKKNKLKVGDILHISYKDKTVNIKIKGVYDNSIIDSMCILLPYRGYSNDSKFYIKADGTKWMDKLGDSPVISIDILGSAMSTYIGKFLNIFKALSFMVVFASLIFNINLLNITFLEERKEETVIRALGLGKGFISKVYIFKGSILIIVSCVLSYGFYVSVSKLFFKLLGINAVYSLWDLIVLLLCSLTLTVATFIYPFITMIKYNSYEFLREN
- a CDS encoding response regulator transcription factor; translated protein: MQKNILIVDDDLDIREMLGNYFSREGYEIDYACDGEEGLIISKNKAFSLILLDIMMPKMDGYKMLAKMREFCDTPVILLTAKGEQMDKIKGFTKGCDDYVVKPFDFTELSLRVLSILKRTSDSNVAIDSILKIKDLEINLLEHTVQRFGEEIMLTPKEFEILSTLASNKGRVYSTKVLYEQIWKDTFLENDNSVIVHMRNLRDKLGDKVKVGKYIKTIWGMGYKVEKDC
- a CDS encoding HAMP domain-containing sensor histidine kinase, coding for MKRIVKLKGELVIIALIAFVISFLSSAMIKDKGVGIYNKNPTLRINNIYDKCIPNLEKELKNSNLSNNIALKQLINDKYSYNQGYSFYIVDQRGNVIVQNSKGVQVIDKNELKDGKREYSVPSKYKKDFRVSGCEYLKDGYFLYYVYLGYGNGDSMMMLWALIGFVIIFFILVWGRVSYISKMKFSVQIIAKGNLSHRVPIHYNNELRELAEGINFMASELEKEDRKRSEFLTNISHDLRTPLTTILGYIDILKKDKYNSKEELSKYISIIERKGVYLRTMLEDFFQYSKLTSKDIILNFENLELNELGRQIFEDEASGFDENSLKLEVELSKEPVYINGDPDLIGRAVNNIISNALKYSKINTVVKIKIFKEELNSISYGVFCVSNVPRETVSEAEVDSFFERLYKKDKSRHEEGSGLGLSIVKDIVKLHEGIIKGFKEKEEVVFKLFIK
- a CDS encoding aminodeoxychorismate/anthranilate synthase component II, translated to MFLMIDNYDSFVYNLVRYFEELGEEILVYRNDKISFADIEKIKPEGIIISPGPKSPEYAGICMEIVENFKGSIPILGICLGHQIIGKVFGAKIIKGNEPVHGKVFEIKHSGKYVFKNIVSPMKVTRYHSLIIERESLPEVLEITSETEDGVIMGIRHKQYHIEGVQFHPEAELTEYGHEILKNFINEVRIQDKFVEN
- the pabB gene encoding aminodeoxychorismate synthase component I gives rise to the protein MKLIIEQVNTNLDGFGIYSLFKEDLNTILLDSARDEETLGRYSFIGTNCFLTFKSKNGTCYKGKEVYEGDTFEELNKIIEEYAIENNTGLPFVSGGIGYFSYDLAREVEELPNIAKDDVDIPHCYYNFYDNIIILDNFKKSVYISALGILKSQKDSIEGIRQRIQKGNKIVYEKVGVIKNKFTSDFEKNNYINTVSKVRAYIKSGDIYITNLTQRFSCNTRKSAYEIYKDLRNINPAPFAAFMNFENFNIICSSPERFLRIRNRMVETRPIKGTMPRGMDAGEDLKNKNILINSEKDKSELLMVVDLERNDLSKVCKPSSVKVTELFKLEEYSTVFHLVSTVVGELKEPVSSLECIKACFPGGSITGAPKIRSMEIIEELEPVRRNIYTGALGYLGFDGNVDLNIIIRTILIKDNKAYFGVGGGITWDSNEECEYDETLDKAKALMRVL
- a CDS encoding aminotransferase class IV — protein: MIFVNGELSVDKISLDSGFSFGRGAFETILVKEKPLFLAEHIERLNRGLNTLNVNKKITETEIYAATQKLNCKNCVLKIMVSEKNTIITKREMAYKQSDYDEGFALGLSEVRRNAHSNLTYVKSFNYIENIIERDKIIDKGYNEALFLNTEGFISEGAVSNIFFIKNGIIFTPKIKCGLLPGIVRDFIIRNLLPIGFIVQEGEFTLEELMKAEGVFITNSIMGIMKVNKIEDKVVNESTVVSEIKRYYDRYVENHKE